A section of the Anabaena cylindrica PCC 7122 genome encodes:
- a CDS encoding NifU family protein — protein MELTTENVETVLDELRPYLMSDGGNVELVELDGPIVKLRLQGACGSCPSSAMTLRMGIERRLKEMIPEISEIEQVI, from the coding sequence CTGGAACTGACAACTGAAAACGTGGAGACCGTATTAGATGAATTACGCCCTTACCTAATGTCTGATGGCGGTAACGTGGAACTCGTAGAACTGGATGGACCGATTGTGAAACTGCGGTTACAAGGTGCTTGCGGTTCTTGTCCTAGTTCAGCAATGACTCTGAGAATGGGTATTGAACGCCGTCTTAAGGAAATGATCCCCGAAATTTCCGAAATCGAGCAGGTTATCTAG
- a CDS encoding DUF3386 family protein — protein sequence MTVLAKDKSIDSQYKIRDRKIYQENRVMGRMALFIETLDYFDTGHGYIANRYCGILRLLDQ from the coding sequence GTGACAGTTTTAGCCAAGGATAAATCTATAGATTCCCAGTACAAAATCCGCGATCGCAAAATTTATCAAGAAAATCGAGTCATGGGTCGTATGGCTTTATTCATTGAGACTTTAGACTACTTTGATACTGGTCATGGTTACATTGCCAATCGCTATTGTGGTATTTTGCGGCTCTTAGATCAATGA
- a CDS encoding DUF3386 family protein has product MLKFTDTYEKFDDYYIMTKQVGEEYENGISDVSWNAAHSITNFTYPNIKLL; this is encoded by the coding sequence GTGCTGAAATTTACAGACACTTATGAAAAATTTGATGATTATTACATCATGACTAAGCAAGTGGGAGAAGAGTATGAAAATGGTATTAGTGATGTTTCCTGGAATGCGGCTCATTCCATCACTAATTTTACCTATCCTAATATCAAGTTGCTTTAG
- a CDS encoding glycoside hydrolase family 57 has protein sequence MSHPLYVAFIWHQHQPLYKSPSSSGAGSLSQQYRLPWVRLHGTKDYLDLILLLEKYPKLHQTVNLVPSLILQLEDYIAGTAFDPYLTASLTPVEKLTTEQREFIVEHFFDGNHHTLIDPHPRYAELYYQRQEHGHGWCLANWQASDYSDLLAWHNLAWIDPLFWDDPEIATWLEQGRNFTLSDRQRIYSKQRQILGRIIPQHRKMQETGQLEVTTTPYTHPILPLLADTNSGRVAVPNMNLPDNRFQWAEDIPRHLQKSWDLYQDRFGQEPRGLWPSEQSVSPEILPYIIKQGFKWICSDEAVLGWTLKHFFHRDGAGNVMQPELLYRPYRVQTPVGDVSIVFRDHRLSDLIGFTYSSMPPKQATADLVGHLQAIAKMQRENPSEQPWLVTIALDGENCWEFYPQDGKPFLETLYQSLSDEPHIKLVTVSEFIDKFPPTATIPGEQLHSGSWVDGSFTTWIGDPAKNRAWDYLKHARQVLANHPEATEENNPAAWEALYAAEGSDWFWWFGEGHSSNQDAIFDKLFREHLYGIYKALNEPIPAYLTKPLEVHAARADHKPEGFIHPVINGLGDEQDWDKAGRLEIGGARGTMHNSSLVQRLWYGVDHLNFYLRVDFKSGIAPGKELPPELNLLWFYPDRTMVNSPVPLAEAPDISPVNYLFHHHLEINLLTQSIQFREAGDNYQWHPRVSRAQAALDTCLEIAIPWADLQVPPDYSLRLMLVLADEGCFHSYLPENTLIPIEVP, from the coding sequence ATGTCTCACCCCCTCTATGTCGCTTTTATCTGGCATCAACATCAGCCACTGTATAAGTCTCCTAGCAGCAGTGGTGCGGGTTCTCTTAGCCAGCAGTACCGTCTACCTTGGGTAAGGTTACATGGAACTAAAGATTATCTGGATTTGATCTTGCTGTTAGAAAAGTATCCTAAGTTACACCAGACGGTGAATTTAGTACCATCTTTGATTTTGCAACTAGAAGATTATATTGCTGGTACTGCTTTTGATCCTTACCTGACAGCCAGCTTGACACCTGTTGAAAAGTTAACCACAGAACAGAGGGAATTTATTGTTGAGCATTTTTTTGATGGGAATCACCACACACTAATTGATCCTCATCCTCGCTATGCTGAGTTGTACTACCAAAGGCAGGAACATGGACATGGATGGTGTTTAGCAAATTGGCAAGCTTCAGATTACAGCGATTTACTGGCTTGGCATAATTTGGCTTGGATTGACCCGCTGTTTTGGGATGACCCGGAAATTGCAACTTGGTTAGAACAGGGACGAAATTTTACTTTAAGCGATCGCCAACGCATTTATTCTAAACAACGCCAAATCCTGGGACGCATTATTCCCCAACACCGGAAAATGCAGGAAACGGGGCAACTAGAAGTCACCACAACCCCCTACACGCACCCGATTTTACCCTTGTTAGCAGATACAAATTCCGGTCGGGTAGCAGTCCCCAACATGAACTTACCAGATAATCGTTTTCAATGGGCTGAAGATATTCCCCGTCATTTACAAAAATCTTGGGATTTATATCAAGACCGCTTTGGACAGGAACCACGCGGTTTATGGCCTTCTGAACAATCAGTTAGCCCAGAAATTTTACCGTATATTATTAAACAAGGTTTTAAGTGGATTTGCTCAGATGAAGCCGTTTTGGGTTGGACGCTGAAACACTTTTTCCATCGAGATGGGGCTGGCAATGTGATGCAACCAGAATTGCTTTATCGTCCTTATCGTGTGCAAACTCCAGTCGGTGATGTATCAATAGTATTCCGCGACCATAGATTATCAGATTTGATTGGTTTTACATACAGTTCAATGCCTCCAAAACAGGCTACAGCAGACTTAGTGGGACATTTGCAAGCGATCGCTAAAATGCAAAGAGAGAACCCCAGCGAACAGCCCTGGTTAGTTACCATCGCCTTAGATGGTGAAAATTGCTGGGAATTTTATCCCCAAGATGGTAAACCCTTCCTAGAAACCCTATATCAAAGCTTAAGTGACGAACCTCACATCAAACTCGTCACCGTCTCCGAATTTATAGACAAATTCCCCCCCACAGCCACCATTCCCGGAGAACAACTCCATAGCGGTTCCTGGGTAGATGGTAGCTTCACCACCTGGATAGGTGATCCCGCCAAAAATCGTGCCTGGGACTACCTCAAACACGCTAGACAAGTTCTAGCCAATCACCCCGAAGCCACAGAAGAAAACAACCCCGCAGCTTGGGAAGCCTTATATGCAGCCGAAGGATCGGACTGGTTTTGGTGGTTTGGCGAAGGACATTCCTCAAATCAAGATGCCATCTTTGACAAGTTATTTCGTGAACATCTCTATGGCATTTATAAAGCCTTAAATGAACCCATACCAGCCTATTTAACAAAACCATTAGAAGTCCATGCAGCACGGGCAGATCATAAACCAGAAGGCTTTATTCATCCAGTTATTAATGGTCTAGGTGATGAACAAGACTGGGATAAAGCTGGACGCTTAGAAATCGGTGGCGCACGGGGAACAATGCACAACAGCAGCCTCGTTCAGAGACTCTGGTATGGAGTAGATCACCTGAATTTTTATTTGCGGGTAGACTTTAAAAGCGGCATTGCACCAGGAAAAGAACTACCACCAGAATTGAATTTACTCTGGTTTTATCCAGATAGAACAATGGTTAATAGCCCCGTACCCTTGGCAGAAGCACCAGATATATCACCAGTTAATTACCTGTTTCACCATCATCTAGAAATTAATTTACTCACACAATCAATTCAATTTCGAGAAGCAGGAGATAACTATCAATGGCATCCTCGTGTTAGTCGCGCCCAAGCTGCTTTAGATACTTGTTTAGAAATAGCCATACCCTGGGCAGATTTGCAAGTTCCTCCAGATTATTCCCTGCGTCTAATGTTAGTTTTAGCAGATGAAGGTTGTTTTCACAGCTATTTACCGGAAAATACCTTGATTCCCATTGAAGTACCTTAA
- a CDS encoding tetratricopeptide repeat protein: MKCPVCGVVYRPTKGTGEKRSGEQEGETDSNTSLFPPPVSSPTCRRCKADLSDLLSLHDQAIWYHRQALHLLSTGRYPEAATQNNQALALYYSNADFHALAGKLSALQGEWREAIASWQQALKFDPQNAIACDCLQMIKLMAKSN; this comes from the coding sequence ATGAAATGTCCTGTCTGTGGTGTAGTTTATCGTCCGACAAAGGGAACAGGTGAGAAAAGGAGCGGGGAGCAAGAGGGAGAAACTGATAGCAATACTTCTCTATTTCCCCCTCCTGTTTCCTCTCCAACTTGTAGACGCTGCAAAGCCGATTTATCTGACTTGCTCAGTCTGCACGACCAAGCTATCTGGTATCACAGACAAGCACTGCATTTATTGTCAACAGGGCGTTATCCAGAAGCAGCAACGCAGAACAATCAAGCTCTAGCTTTGTATTACAGCAATGCAGACTTCCATGCCTTAGCTGGGAAATTATCGGCATTGCAAGGAGAATGGAGAGAAGCGATCGCATCTTGGCAACAAGCACTCAAGTTTGACCCACAAAATGCGATCGCTTGTGATTGTCTACAAATGATCAAGCTAATGGCAAAAAGTAATTAA